DNA from Diaphorobacter limosus:
CGCCGCCGTATTCGCCGTTTCGCGGCGCGCCGCGCCCGGGCGACAACATCGGCCTGATGGTCACCAACCCGGCGACCGGCGCGCGCCTGTTCTACGCCCCCGGCCTGGCCGAGGTCACACCGGATCTGCTGGCCTTGATGGCCCGCTGCAGTGTGGTGCTGGTGGACGGCACCTTCTGGACGAATGACGAAATGCAGCGCCTGGGCCTGTCCAACAAGGCGGCGCTGGACATGGGGCATCTGCCGCAAAGCGGCGCCGGCGGCATGCTCGATCAACTGGCGCGCCTGCCCGCTGGCGTGCGAAAGGTGCTCATCCACATCAACAACACCAACCCCATACTGAACGAGGACTCGCCCGAGCGCGCCGAGCTGGCCGCGCAGGGCGTGGAGCTGGCCTTCGATGGCATGGAAATTGAATTCTGATTCTGGACAGGACAGCCCACCATGGACATCGCCACCAGCCCCGCCCCCCAGCCCAGCCTGCCCGCCTGGAGCGCGCAGGAGTTCGAAGCCCAGCTGCGCGACAAGGGTGCGGCCTACCATATCCACCACCCGTTCAACGTGCGCATGAACGCCGGCGGTTGCACACCCGATGAGCTGCGCTGCTGGGTGGCGAATCGCTTCTATTACCAGATCTGCATACCGCGCAAGGACGCCGCCATCCTGGCCAACATGCCCGATCGCGCGCACCGCCGCCTGTGGGTGGAGCGCATCCTGGACCATGACGGCCAGGGTGACCACCAGGGCGGCAATGCCGGCGGCATCGAGGCCTGGACACGCCTGGGCCAGGCCGTGGGCATTGAGCGCGAAGACCTGTGGTCACTGCGCCGCGTGGCGCCGGCCGTGCGCTTTGCCTGCGACGCCTATGTCAACTTTGCCGCCCGCGCTCCCTGGCAGGAGGCCGTGTGCTCGTCGCTCACCGAGATGTTCGCACCGCAGATCCACAAGGACCGCCTGGCCACCTGGCCCGGGCATTACCCCTGGATAGAGGCCGAGGGCCTGCACTACTTTCGCAGCCGCATTCCGCTGGCCAGCCGCGACGTCGAGCATGGCCTGCGCGTGACCTTGGAACATTTCACCACCCGCGCCGCACAGCAGCGTGCGCTGGACATTCTGCAATTCAAGCTGGACGTGCTCTGGTCCATGCTGGATGCCATAGAGAAAGCCTGCCATGAACTTTGACGCCGCCGCCCACGCAGCAGCTCCGCCCTACCCCGACGCGCCGCAGCTGCCGCACTTGTCGCGCCGCCTGCGCCTGCAGTACGAGGCCGCGCAGACGCGCTGGGTGCTGCTCTACCCCGAAGGCATGGTGCAATTGAACGACAGCGCCGCCGAGATCCTGCGCCGCTGCGACGGCCGCCACACCGTGGCCGACATCGTCAATGAGCTCGAATCGCTGTTCGACACCCAGGGCATCGCCCCGCAGGTGCACGAGCTGCTGGCCGAGGGCACACGCCGTGGCTGGCTCGATTAACACCCCCACGCCGCCGGTCGGCGTAGGCCAGCCGCTGTGGCTGCTGGCCGAGCTGACCTACCGCTGCCCGCTGCACTGCGTGTTTTGCTACAACCCGGTCCAGCTCAAGCAGGCGAGCAGCGAGCTGACGACTGCCGACTGGGTCGAGGTGATGCGCCAGGCGCGCCAGCTCGGCGCGGCGCAGCTCGGGTTCTCGGGCGGCGAGCCGCTGGTGCGTGACGACCTGGAGGAGCTGGTGCAGGAGGCGCACCGCCTGGGCTACTACACCAACCTCATCACCTCGGGCGTCGGCCTGACGCCGGCGCGGGCGCAGCGCCTCAAGGACGCGGGGCTCGATCATGTGCAGCTGTCCTTCCAGGACAGCACGCGCGAGCTGAACGATTTTCTGAGCCACACCAAGACCTTCGAGCTGAAGAAAAAGGTGGCGCAGACCATCAAGGCGCACGACTGGCCCATGGTCATGAACTGTGTGCTGCACCGGCACAACCTGCCGCATGTCGGGCAAATCATTGAGATGGCCCTCGACCTGGGCGCCGAATACCTGGAACTGGCCAACGTGCAGTACTACGGCTGGGCCTGGGTGAACCGCGACCACCTGATGCCCACGCGCGCGCAGCTGCAAGAGGCCGAGGCCGTAGTGCAGGGCTGGCGCGAGCACATCGGTAAACAATGCCGGCTGCTGTTCGTCGTGCCCGATTATTTTGAGGAGCGCCCCAAGGCCTGCATGAACGGCTGGGGCTCGGTGTTCCTGTCGATCGCCCCCGACGGCCTGGCCATGCCCTGCCACAACGCGCGCGACCTGCCCGGCCTGCAACTGCCGAACGTGCGCGAGCAGCCAATCGCCGACATCTGGCAGCGCAGCCAGGCCTTCAACGCCTACCGTGGCCAGGACTGGATGCAGGAGCCCTGCCGCAGCTGCGACGAGCGCTACAAGGACTTTGGCGGCTGCCGCTGCCAGGCCTTCATGGTCACGGGCGACGCCGCCGCGACCGACCCGGTATGCAGTAAATCGCCACAGCACGAAAAAATCGTCGAGTTCGTGCGCCGTGCGCCCGAGCGCAGGCAGAGCATCCCCATCGTCCACCGCAGCGACCCGCAGCCATGTGCACGCGCCTGAATCCGTCATATTTCAAACAAAATATGGCTCAAACGCTTATCCAGCAAGCGCATACAGCTATCAAAAACAGTGCATTTCTGGCCGCCGGTCTGCTGCTGCCAGCACTCTGCACGGCGCAGTCCGCCCCGAGCCCACAGGACACGGCCCTGCTCGCCGGCAACTGCATCACCTGCCATGGCCCCGGCGGCCAGCCACCAGCGGGGGCCGGGAGCAGCATTCCCGCCCTGCGCGGCCAAAGCGCCGCCCGCCTGCTCGAGCGCATGCAGGCCTTCCAGGCCGGGCAGGTGGCAGACGCCACCGTCATGCCGCTGTTGATGCAGGGCTATGACAAGACCCAGATGCAGGCCCTGGCGCGCTGGTTCGCCCAGCCAGCGGAGAAGCCCTGATGGCCAGGCTCCAGCGCCGCCAGTTATTGCTGGGCGCGGCCGGCCTGGCGGCTCCTGCCATCCTGCGCGCCCAGGGCGCGAACGCCCGCGTGGTGGTGGTCGGCGGCGGCTTTGGCGGCGCCACGGTGGCGCGCTACCTGCGCGCCTGGGCGCCACGGGTGCAGGTGACCCTGGTGGAGCCGGCCGAGCGCTTTGTCACCTGCCCGTTCTCCAACCATTACCTGGCCGGGCTGCGCAGCTGGGACAGCATCAGCCACGGCTACGACGGCCTGCGCGCCGCCGGCGTGCAGGTCATCCACGCCCGGGCCGAGGACGTGGATGGCCAGCGGCGCAGCCTGCGCCTGCATACCGGCCAGGAGTTGCCCTGGGATCGCCTGGTGCTCTCGCCCGGCGTGGACATGCGCTGGGGCGCGCTGGAGGGTTACGACGAGGCGGCCGCCGAACTCGCGCCGCATGCCTGGAAGGCCGGCGCCCAGACCCGGCTGCTGCGCCGCCAGCTTGAGGCCATGCCCGACGGCGGCCTGTTCGTGATGGTGATCCCGGACAACCCGTTCCGCTGCCCGCCCGGGCCGTATGAGCGCGCCAGCCTGGTCGCGCATTACCTGCAGCAGCACAAGCCACGCAGCAAGATCCTGCTGCTGGATGCGAAGAACAACTTTTCCAAGAAAGAACTCTTTCTGCCCGCCTGGAAGACCTTGTACGGCGACAGGATCGAATGGGTCAGCCTGGCCGAGGATGGCCAGGTGGTGCGCGTCGATGCCCGGGCGCTGGAGGTGGAGACGCTGTTTGGCACGCGCCACAGGGCCGATGTGCTCAACGTCATCCCGCCGCAGAAGGCCGGCCTAATTGCCGCGCGCGCAGGCGTGCTGGATGCCAGCGGCTGGGCGCCGGTGCGGGGAGAAAATTTTGCTTCCAAACAGGTGGCAGGCATCCATGTGCTGGGCGACGCGGCCCTGGCCGGGCCGATGCCGAAGTCCGGCTTTGCCGCCAACAACCAGGGCAAGCTGGTGGCGGCGGCCATTGCCGCCGAGCTGACCGACCAGCGCGCCCCCACCGCCTGGTACGCCAATACCTGCTACAGCCTGCTGGCGCCGGACTACGGCATCTCGGTGGCCGGCGTCTACCGCGCCGAGCAGGGGCGCCTTGTGGATCTGCCGCACAGCGTGGGCGTGAGCCCGCTGGACGCCCCACCCGCCCACCGCGCCGCCGAGGCGCGGCATGGCGCGGCCTGGTACGCGGCCATCTGCGCCGATATCTGGGATCGTTGAACCTAAAAACCGCAGTTGGATGCGCCCGCCAGTGCCGTGATCGGCGTGCCAGGCAAGGCGCGACGACGCAGCGCACTCCTGTGCGCAAGGAGAAGCAACGCCGCATGGCGCGTCGAGCGCGGTGCTGGCGGGCGCATAGCGCTCTCACCCAAAAGGTGAACGATCCCAAGTAGCACAAAGTCAGATTCCATGCGACTTTTCCAAGGATTACAAGCGGTCAACTGCGGTTTTTAGGTTGAACCTCAAGCGGTTCGGCGCTGTGCCAGCTGCCCCAGGTGGAGCTGCGCCTCACCGTCGCCGCTTTGCGCCAGCCGCTCCCACAGCAGGCGCGCGCGCTGGTAGTCGCCCAGCAGGCAGGCGGCATGGGCCTGCAAGTGCTGGCCCTGGGCATCGGCCGCCGGCTGCAGCATGGCCCAGGCGGCGCCAAGCACGGTATGCGGATGGGTGGCGGCCATGGCCCGGCTCATGGCTTGCTGCTGAGCACCCAGCCGGCCAGCAGCTTCAGATCCTGCGCGCTGAGGCTGGAATGCGCCGGCATGGCGGCGCGGCCCCATTTGCCCTTGGAGCCCATTTGTATGGACTGCGCCAGCGTGGCCACGGCGTCCTTGTCGCCGGCGTACTTCTCGGCCACCGAGTTGAAGGCCGGGCCGACGATCTTCTCGGCCGCGGCGTGGCAGCTGTAGCAGCCATTGGACTTGGCGATCTCGGCGGCCGCGGCCAGGTCGGTGCTGGCGTGGGCGGCTGCGCCAGCGGCCGACAGGAAGGCGAGGAGGATGAGGTTGCGCATGGTGGGGCCCTTCAGGTGGATTCAAAGAGGTTTGGCTTGCTTGCTGCTGATAGGGGCAACATCCATGCCAGCCCCGCCCCGCTGCGGATGCCGCCGCTGCTGTCCATATGCGTGCCAGTGCGCGCGCCAACTGTTCAAAAATGAAGCAGTGCATGTCACAGCTTCACGGCCGTGCGCCCAGGGCCTGCCGCTCGTAGCGCGGGTACCACTGCGCCAGGCTGCGGTGCAGCTCGGCCGGCTGCGCGGCCCAGGCGGCAAAGCGCTCGGGCACGGGTTGGCGCAGCAGCTCGCTCAGGTCCAGCCCCTGCGCGGCGCTGGTCTGCATCAGGGCGGTGAGCCATTGCAGCCAGTCGCGCGTCTGCTCCATGCCCTGCAGGCCGGCATGCACCGGCCCGTGGCTGGGCACCACCAGCCGAAAGCGCCCCTGGGCGTGCCACTGCCGCAGCTGATCCAGGCTGGCCAGCCAGGCGCCGGCATCGGCATGGGGAGTGGTGGGCACGCGATTGGCAAACACCAGGCCGCCGGCAAACAGCACGCCGGTGTGCTCGTCCAGCAGCACCAGGTCGTCACCCGTGTGGCCCTGCAGGCGCTGCAGGTGCAGCACATGGCGCCCCAGGCGCAAGGTCTGCGGCGCCAGCGCCTCACGCGCCGGTGTGGCCTGGGTGGCGCGCATCCAATCGCCACACAGGCGGTAGAGGTTATCGGCATAGGCCTCGCCCTCGGCGCGTTGACCCTCAATGCTGCCGGCCAGCGCCTGGATGGGGACATCGGCCCAGGCCTGGTTGCCAAAGAAGTAGTCGGGGTGCAGGTTCAGGTTCAGCACCTGGCGCACGGGCTGGTCTGTCACGGCGGCGATGGCGCGGCGCTGCTGCTCGCCGTACAGGCGCGAGGGGCCGGTATTGATCACCAGCACGCCCTCGCCGGTGGCGATGAAGGCGGTGTTGATGATGTTGCAGCCGTTGGCACGCGAGAAATCGGCCACCGCGCCCTCGATGACCCAGGTGTTCTCGGCAATGCGGCGCGGCTGCAGGCGGTAGTCCAGACTGGCCATGTCGGGCTGGGCCGGGGTGGGCGGCGCAGGGGGCGTCTGCGCGCCGGCGGCCATGGCGCAGGCGGCCAGCAACAGGGCGGCGGCCTTCATGCGCGCACCTCGGCGGCGATGCGGTTGCCGTTGTTGTCCTGCCCGCTCAGGTGAAATGCCTGGGGGCCCTGGGCCGGCAGCTCAAAGCTCAGCAGCGGGTTTTCCGACACCGGCTCGTGGAGCTGCAGGCGCCACCAGGGCTCGCCCTGCGCGTCCAGCAGCGCGAGGCGCTCAATGTAGAACGCCGGTATGCCGGCCACCAGCCCCGTGTCCATGGGGTGCATGATGTTCACGCGCAGGCGCCGGCTGCCCTCGATAACGTTGTTGAAGATGCGCGCGCGCACCTGGTTCAGCGTGGCGCGCCAGGAGCCGTCGGCGCGCGTGGCGCCCGGCACGGTGCAGCCCCCGCCGGCCGCCTGCACCATGGCGCCGCCCGCATGCCATTGGCCGTCGCGCGTCTGCACCAGCGCACGTATCGGCGAGGCCTGCTCCAGCCGCATGCGAAACGCCAGCATGGGCAGGGCGCGCAGGGGCTCGAACTCCAGCACCTCGCGCACCGGGTTGCGATCGGCCAGCACCAGCATGCGCGCAATGCCGCCACCCACATCCGACAAGGCGCGGGCATCTATCTGCAAGGGCACGTTGAGCGCATCGTCGGCAAAGGCCGGCGTGCGCACCAGCACGGCGTCGGTAAAGCGCACCGGTGCCTTGTCCAGATACTGCTCGTGCAGGCTGGGCCATTGCATGGAGCCCAGGGGGTCGCCCCCGGTGCGATCCGGCGCCGCCCACAGCGGCCCTACGGCCCAGGGGCCGAGCAACGCCGCCCCCAGGCAATCCCTGCGCTTGATCATGATAAGTGCCCTTTCCAACAAACCGCCACGCGGGCGCAACCCTGGGGCAGCAAGCAAAAGCAGTGCCAGAAGAATCGCCATGCCTGCCCGCCAGGGCACAAGGCCGGCTTGTCGCTGTCGTGACAATACTCACAAATTGATAGTTACCAACGCTTACTGGGCAAGGCTCGCGGCCTGGACAGAATCAGATCGAACCTGTGAACAGGCTCACCGCGCACCAAAGTGTCACCCAGGCGCCACCTAGCAAAACATGAAGCGCGCTCAGCATGCGTGCGACGGGGAGGGGTTGCACCGCCAGTCCATATATCCGCGGGGAATGTGTTCACCGGCTCTGCGCGCCTCGGCCCGGCCATCTTCATGCCGCCGGAAAAGAGGGTTGTTTCACCCCGTCATCCACGCATCGCGTTGCGCCGCGCGCCCGATAGTGGAGTACATGGCCTGCATGTCCGACAGGCCGGGAGACCTGATCATGTTGTCACCAGCCCTGATGCCTTCCCTGCCCGCCATGCCCCTGCCGCCCATCATGACCCGCGGCATGCACGACAACCAG
Protein-coding regions in this window:
- the pqqC gene encoding pyrroloquinoline-quinone synthase PqqC, which translates into the protein MDIATSPAPQPSLPAWSAQEFEAQLRDKGAAYHIHHPFNVRMNAGGCTPDELRCWVANRFYYQICIPRKDAAILANMPDRAHRRLWVERILDHDGQGDHQGGNAGGIEAWTRLGQAVGIEREDLWSLRRVAPAVRFACDAYVNFAARAPWQEAVCSSLTEMFAPQIHKDRLATWPGHYPWIEAEGLHYFRSRIPLASRDVEHGLRVTLEHFTTRAAQQRALDILQFKLDVLWSMLDAIEKACHEL
- the pqqD gene encoding pyrroloquinoline quinone biosynthesis peptide chaperone PqqD, translated to MNFDAAAHAAAPPYPDAPQLPHLSRRLRLQYEAAQTRWVLLYPEGMVQLNDSAAEILRRCDGRHTVADIVNELESLFDTQGIAPQVHELLAEGTRRGWLD
- the pqqE gene encoding pyrroloquinoline quinone biosynthesis protein PqqE translates to MAGSINTPTPPVGVGQPLWLLAELTYRCPLHCVFCYNPVQLKQASSELTTADWVEVMRQARQLGAAQLGFSGGEPLVRDDLEELVQEAHRLGYYTNLITSGVGLTPARAQRLKDAGLDHVQLSFQDSTRELNDFLSHTKTFELKKKVAQTIKAHDWPMVMNCVLHRHNLPHVGQIIEMALDLGAEYLELANVQYYGWAWVNRDHLMPTRAQLQEAEAVVQGWREHIGKQCRLLFVVPDYFEERPKACMNGWGSVFLSIAPDGLAMPCHNARDLPGLQLPNVREQPIADIWQRSQAFNAYRGQDWMQEPCRSCDERYKDFGGCRCQAFMVTGDAAATDPVCSKSPQHEKIVEFVRRAPERRQSIPIVHRSDPQPCARA
- a CDS encoding c-type cytochrome, which codes for MAQTLIQQAHTAIKNSAFLAAGLLLPALCTAQSAPSPQDTALLAGNCITCHGPGGQPPAGAGSSIPALRGQSAARLLERMQAFQAGQVADATVMPLLMQGYDKTQMQALARWFAQPAEKP
- a CDS encoding FCSD flavin-binding domain-containing protein, which gives rise to MARLQRRQLLLGAAGLAAPAILRAQGANARVVVVGGGFGGATVARYLRAWAPRVQVTLVEPAERFVTCPFSNHYLAGLRSWDSISHGYDGLRAAGVQVIHARAEDVDGQRRSLRLHTGQELPWDRLVLSPGVDMRWGALEGYDEAAAELAPHAWKAGAQTRLLRRQLEAMPDGGLFVMVIPDNPFRCPPGPYERASLVAHYLQQHKPRSKILLLDAKNNFSKKELFLPAWKTLYGDRIEWVSLAEDGQVVRVDARALEVETLFGTRHRADVLNVIPPQKAGLIAARAGVLDASGWAPVRGENFASKQVAGIHVLGDAALAGPMPKSGFAANNQGKLVAAAIAAELTDQRAPTAWYANTCYSLLAPDYGISVAGVYRAEQGRLVDLPHSVGVSPLDAPPAHRAAEARHGAAWYAAICADIWDR
- a CDS encoding c-type cytochrome, with translation MRNLILLAFLSAAGAAAHASTDLAAAAEIAKSNGCYSCHAAAEKIVGPAFNSVAEKYAGDKDAVATLAQSIQMGSKGKWGRAAMPAHSSLSAQDLKLLAGWVLSSKP
- a CDS encoding quinoprotein relay system zinc metallohydrolase 1, whose translation is MKAAALLLAACAMAAGAQTPPAPPTPAQPDMASLDYRLQPRRIAENTWVIEGAVADFSRANGCNIINTAFIATGEGVLVINTGPSRLYGEQQRRAIAAVTDQPVRQVLNLNLHPDYFFGNQAWADVPIQALAGSIEGQRAEGEAYADNLYRLCGDWMRATQATPAREALAPQTLRLGRHVLHLQRLQGHTGDDLVLLDEHTGVLFAGGLVFANRVPTTPHADAGAWLASLDQLRQWHAQGRFRLVVPSHGPVHAGLQGMEQTRDWLQWLTALMQTSAAQGLDLSELLRQPVPERFAAWAAQPAELHRSLAQWYPRYERQALGARP
- a CDS encoding quinoprotein dehydrogenase-associated SoxYZ-like carrier is translated as MIKRRDCLGAALLGPWAVGPLWAAPDRTGGDPLGSMQWPSLHEQYLDKAPVRFTDAVLVRTPAFADDALNVPLQIDARALSDVGGGIARMLVLADRNPVREVLEFEPLRALPMLAFRMRLEQASPIRALVQTRDGQWHAGGAMVQAAGGGCTVPGATRADGSWRATLNQVRARIFNNVIEGSRRLRVNIMHPMDTGLVAGIPAFYIERLALLDAQGEPWWRLQLHEPVSENPLLSFELPAQGPQAFHLSGQDNNGNRIAAEVRA